The following are encoded together in the Cicer arietinum cultivar CDC Frontier isolate Library 1 chromosome 2, Cicar.CDCFrontier_v2.0, whole genome shotgun sequence genome:
- the LOC101513888 gene encoding phosphoglycerate mutase-like protein 1 isoform X1, translating into MDTTAGQSLYPLHQTKTIHLVRHAQGVHNVEGEKNHDAYLSNDLFDANLTPLGWKQVENLQKHVKASGLSRKVELVVVSPLLRTMQTAVGVFGGEAYTSGINEPPLMTENVGHSDHPAVSSLNCPPFIAVELCREQMGLHPCDKRRTVSEYRHMFPGIDFSLIETDEDTWYTPEREKKEEVTSRGLKFLEWLCTRKEKEIAVVTHSSFLFNTLSVFGDDCHPNIKTEMCAHFANCELRSMVIVDKGMIGSNTSTTNYPGKIPHGRDLPSDATD; encoded by the exons ATGGATACTACAGCAGGTCAAAGTCTCTATCCATTGCACCAGACCAAAACTATTCACCTG GTTAGGCACGCCCAAGGGGTTCATAATGTAGAAGGAGAGAAGAACCATGATGCTTACCTATCTAACGATCTTTTTGATGCAAACTTAACTCCTCTTGGTTGGAAGCAG GTTGAAAATCTCCAAAAGCATGTGAAGGCTAGTGGACTTTCCAGAAAAGTTGAACTAGTTGTGGTTTCCCCATTGTTAAG GACAATGCAAACAGCAGTTGGGGTCTTTGGTGGGGAAGCATACACTAGTGGAATTAATGAACCTCCTCTGATGACGGAAAATGTGGGACATAGTGATCATCCTGCAGTTTCTAGTCTGAACTGCCCACCATTTATTGCAGTAGAGCTTTGCCGAGAGCAAATG GGACTTCATCCTTGTGACAAGAGAAGAACTGTTAGTGAGTACCGGCACATGTTTCCAGGAATTGATTTTTCACTG ATTGAAACTGATGAGGACACTTGGTATACACCTGAAAGAGAGAAGAAAGAAGAAGTTACTAGCAGGGGACTGAAGTTTTTGGAATG GTTGTGTACACGTAAAGAGAAGGAGATAGCTGTTGTTACCCACAGCAGTTTTCTGTTTAATACCCTCAGTGTTTTTGGAGATGATTGCCACCCAAATATTAAGACTGAAATGTGTGCACA TTTTGCCAATTGTGAACTTCGTTCCATGGTTATTGTTGATAAAGG AATGATTGGATCAAATACATCAACTACCAACTATCCTGGCAAGATTCCCCATGGCCGGGACCTTCCAAGTGATGCTACTGACTAG
- the LOC101513888 gene encoding phosphoglycerate mutase-like protein 1 isoform X2 — protein MDTTAGQSLYPLHQTKTIHLVRHAQGVHNVEGEKNHDAYLSNDLFDANLTPLGWKQVENLQKHVKASGLSRKVELVVVSPLLRTMQTAVGVFGGEAYTSGINEPPLMTENVGHSDHPAVSSLNCPPFIAVELCREQMGLHPCDKRRTVSEYRHMFPGIDFSLIETDEDTWYTPEREKKEEVTSRGLKFLEWLCTRKEKEIAVVTHSSFLFNTLSVFGDDCHPNIKTEMCAQMIGSNTSTTNYPGKIPHGRDLPSDATD, from the exons ATGGATACTACAGCAGGTCAAAGTCTCTATCCATTGCACCAGACCAAAACTATTCACCTG GTTAGGCACGCCCAAGGGGTTCATAATGTAGAAGGAGAGAAGAACCATGATGCTTACCTATCTAACGATCTTTTTGATGCAAACTTAACTCCTCTTGGTTGGAAGCAG GTTGAAAATCTCCAAAAGCATGTGAAGGCTAGTGGACTTTCCAGAAAAGTTGAACTAGTTGTGGTTTCCCCATTGTTAAG GACAATGCAAACAGCAGTTGGGGTCTTTGGTGGGGAAGCATACACTAGTGGAATTAATGAACCTCCTCTGATGACGGAAAATGTGGGACATAGTGATCATCCTGCAGTTTCTAGTCTGAACTGCCCACCATTTATTGCAGTAGAGCTTTGCCGAGAGCAAATG GGACTTCATCCTTGTGACAAGAGAAGAACTGTTAGTGAGTACCGGCACATGTTTCCAGGAATTGATTTTTCACTG ATTGAAACTGATGAGGACACTTGGTATACACCTGAAAGAGAGAAGAAAGAAGAAGTTACTAGCAGGGGACTGAAGTTTTTGGAATG GTTGTGTACACGTAAAGAGAAGGAGATAGCTGTTGTTACCCACAGCAGTTTTCTGTTTAATACCCTCAGTGTTTTTGGAGATGATTGCCACCCAAATATTAAGACTGAAATGTGTGCACA AATGATTGGATCAAATACATCAACTACCAACTATCCTGGCAAGATTCCCCATGGCCGGGACCTTCCAAGTGATGCTACTGACTAG